Proteins encoded by one window of Streptomyces sp. NBC_01477:
- a CDS encoding cytochrome P450, translating to MATTIPDELTWPDSFPTRGHGLPPEMFDLLRRERPVAPVTFPSGQRAWLVTRRTDITAIGSSRNFSRDLTCPGGQRIAGDDFNSVPGGIFNLDPPEHTTVRRVVQPFFNPSAAKALEPAMALAAADLATALRDGPNPADLHRAYAHPLAATLACDLMRVAPRQRRKIVPKLRSQVDYTTPAAKIDTSTRWMLDFATEVIEAKSAEYEDGGEPRDPIEALIHAHRDGTITSEHLHATVMYLFVTSAEPVTGPVTTGVYTLLRHGDQLARILRDPGLWPTAVAELLRLHHNGMTSMPRLALADTELHGVRIRAGDAVVTPWVAATWDPEHYKQPERFRLDRSTREDPAITFGTGPHFCLGVNIARLYLQTALSTLFTHLPELALAAKHEDIAWEPDTYLFTRPTELPVTWS from the coding sequence GTGGCAACGACGATTCCCGATGAACTGACCTGGCCCGACTCTTTCCCCACCCGCGGACACGGCCTGCCCCCCGAGATGTTCGACCTCCTGCGGCGCGAACGGCCGGTGGCGCCTGTGACCTTCCCCTCCGGCCAGCGTGCCTGGCTGGTGACCCGCCGTACCGACATCACCGCGATCGGATCCAGCCGCAACTTCTCCCGCGACCTCACCTGCCCCGGCGGGCAGCGCATTGCCGGAGACGATTTCAACAGTGTGCCCGGCGGCATCTTCAACCTCGACCCGCCCGAGCACACCACCGTACGGCGCGTCGTGCAGCCGTTTTTCAACCCGTCCGCCGCGAAGGCCCTCGAACCCGCCATGGCCCTGGCCGCCGCGGACCTGGCGACGGCGCTGCGCGACGGTCCCAACCCCGCAGATCTGCACCGTGCCTACGCGCATCCGCTGGCGGCGACCCTGGCCTGTGACCTGATGCGCGTGGCACCACGTCAACGGCGCAAGATCGTGCCCAAACTGCGCTCCCAGGTCGACTACACGACACCGGCCGCCAAGATCGACACCTCCACTCGGTGGATGCTCGACTTCGCCACCGAAGTCATCGAAGCCAAGAGCGCCGAATACGAAGACGGAGGCGAACCGCGCGACCCGATCGAGGCGCTGATCCACGCCCACCGTGACGGGACCATCACCTCGGAGCATCTTCACGCCACGGTGATGTACCTGTTCGTCACCTCCGCCGAACCGGTCACCGGCCCGGTCACCACGGGCGTCTACACCCTGCTGCGGCACGGGGACCAGCTCGCCCGCATACTGCGCGACCCCGGCCTGTGGCCCACCGCAGTGGCCGAACTCCTGCGCCTGCATCACAACGGCATGACCTCGATGCCCCGGCTCGCCCTGGCCGACACCGAACTGCACGGGGTGCGCATCCGGGCCGGCGACGCGGTTGTCACCCCCTGGGTCGCCGCGACCTGGGACCCCGAGCACTACAAACAACCGGAACGATTCCGTCTCGACCGCAGCACACGGGAGGACCCGGCCATCACCTTCGGCACCGGCCCTCACTTCTGCCTCGGCGTCAACATCGCCCGCCTGTACCTGCAGACTGCGCTCTCAACCCTCTTCACGCATCTGCCGGAACTGGCCTTGGCGGCCAAACACGAGGACATCGCCTGGGAACCGGACACCTACCTGTTCACCCGGCCGACGGAACTGCCCGTCACCTGGTCCTGA